From the genome of Burkholderia cepacia ATCC 25416:
TTCGCCTTCGACAGCTTCTTCGCCTCGGCCTGGAACACCTCGACGAACTCGCGGCCGATGATCTTGCGCTTCGCTTCCGGATCGGTCACGCCGGCCAGGTGGCCGAGGAACTGTTCGGATGCGTCGACGTGCACGACCTTCGCATGCAGGCGGCCTTCGAACATGTCGAGCACCATCTTGCCTTCGTTGAGGCGCAGCAGGCCGTGGTCGACGAACACGCAGGTCAACTGATCGCCGATCGCGCGATGGATCAGCGCGGCTGCGACGCTCGAATCGACACCGCCCGACAGGCCGAGAATCACTTCCTCGTCACCGACCTGCTCGCGGATCTTCGCGACGGCTTCCTCGATGTGATTCTTCATGATCCAGTCGGGCTTCGCGCCGGCGATCTGCAGCACGAAGCGCTCGATGATCTGGCGGCCCTTCACCGTGTGCGTGACTTCCGGGTGGAACTGCACCGCGTAGTAGCCGCGCGCCTCGTCGGCCATGCCGGCGATCGGGCAGCTCGGCGTCGACGCCATCAGCGCGAAGCCCGGCGGCAGCTCGGCAACCTTGTCGCCGTGGCTCATCCAGACCTTCAGCATCCCGTGGCCTTCGTCGGTCTTGAAATCCTCGATGCCGTCGAGCAGGCGCGTATGGCCATGCGCGCGCATTTCCGCGTAACCGAATTCGCGGTGGTCGCTCCACTCGACCTTGCCGCCGAGCTGCACGGCCATCGTCTGCATGCCGTAGCAGATGCCGAGCACCGGCACGCCGAGATCCCACACGGCCTGCGGCGCGCGCAGCTGGTGGTCTTCGTACGTGCTCGCGTGGCTGCCCGACAGGATCACCGCCTTCGGCGCGAATTCGCGGACGAAGTCGTCGGACACGTCGTTCGGATGGATTTCGCAGTAGACGTGCGCTTCACGCACGCGGCGCGCGATCAGTTGGGTGACTTGCGAACCGAAGTCGAGAATCAGGATTTTGTCGTGCATGGCTGCGGACGGGATGAAGAGAATAAGAAAAGCAGCGCATCGTTTGCATCATGCGCTGCGTCACAAGCAAGGACAGCGGCGTCGGGCGGAAGGCAGCACGCGCGACGCATGGCCGGTCAATCCTGCATCGGCGGGCGCTCGTCGAGTGCGACGGTGCCTGACGACGATTGGCCGGATGCGGCCGATGACGATGCGGCGGCCGGCGACGGCGCCACGGGGCGGCTGACGACGGGTTCGACACGCTGCGGCGCGGCCGACGACGCTTGCGCCATCGCAGGTTCGTCCGGACGCGACGCCGGCGCGCGCGCCTCGAGCGCCTGCGCTTTTTCGCGCCGGCGCACGGCCGATGCGAGCCGCACGCCGCCGAGACCGAGCACGATCAGTGCGACACCCGCCACGGCCGACAGCACCCTGCCGGCGGCGGCGAGCGCGGGACCGCTGCCGGTGCCGATCGACCAGACGATCGTCAGCGCGCCGGTCAGCCAGTACACATGGCCGACCGCGCGCGCGACAGGCGCGGTGAGATCCCCGTTGAACGCTGCATGAAACGCGAGCCACGCGAGCCCGAGCAACGCGATGCCGAACGCCTGGCCGAGCATCGCCGGCTGGACGTTCGCGAGCTGCAGCGCGTTGAAGAGCGACTGCCAGGGCGTCAGCACGAACAGCACGCCGAACGCCAGCAGCAGCACGGCATCGATGATCAGCACGGCTCGCAGCAGCGGTTTCATCGGCGATCAGTCCACGTGGTAGTTCGGCGCTTCCTTCGTGATCTGCACGTCGTGCACGTGCGACTCGCGCATGCCTGCCGCGGTGATCTGGACGAATTCCGCCTTGTCGTGCAGCTCGTCGATCGTGCGGCAGCCGCAGTAGCCCATGCTGGCGCGCACACCGCCGACCAGCTGGAACAGGATCGCGTTAACCGAACCCTTGTACGCGACACGGCCTTCGATGCCTTCCGGCACGAGCTTGTCGATGTTCGCCGAGTTGTCCTGGAAGTAGCGGTCCGCCGCGCCGTCCTTCATCGCACCGACCGAACCCATGCCGCGATACGACTTGTACTGGCGGCCCTGATACAGGAACACGTCGCCCGGCGCCTCTTCGGTGCCCGCGAGCATGCTGCCCATCATCACCGCGTTCGCGCCGGCCGCGAGGGCCTTCGACACGTCGCCCGAGAAGCGCACGCCGCCGTCGGCGATGCACGGCACGCCCGTGCCCTTCAGCGCTTCCGCGACGTTCGCGATCGCGCTGATCTGCGGCACGCCGACACCGGCGACGATCCGCGTCGTGCAGATCGAACCCGGGCCGATACCGACCTTGACCGCGTCCGCGCCGTATTCGACGAGCGCCTTCGCGGCGGCGGCCGTCGCGATGTTGCCGCCGATCACTTCGACGTGCGGGAAGTTCTGCTTGACCCAGCGAACGCGCTCGAGCACGCCCTTGCTGTGGCCGTGCGCGGTATCGACCACGATCACGTCGACGCCGGCCTGCACCAGCAGCTCGACGCGCTCTTCGTTGTCCGGGCCGACGCCGACCGCCGCGCCTGCGCGCAGCTTGCCGTGTTCGTCCTT
Proteins encoded in this window:
- the guaA gene encoding glutamine-hydrolyzing GMP synthase, translating into MHDKILILDFGSQVTQLIARRVREAHVYCEIHPNDVSDDFVREFAPKAVILSGSHASTYEDHQLRAPQAVWDLGVPVLGICYGMQTMAVQLGGKVEWSDHREFGYAEMRAHGHTRLLDGIEDFKTDEGHGMLKVWMSHGDKVAELPPGFALMASTPSCPIAGMADEARGYYAVQFHPEVTHTVKGRQIIERFVLQIAGAKPDWIMKNHIEEAVAKIREQVGDEEVILGLSGGVDSSVAAALIHRAIGDQLTCVFVDHGLLRLNEGKMVLDMFEGRLHAKVVHVDASEQFLGHLAGVTDPEAKRKIIGREFVEVFQAEAKKLSKAKWLAQGTIYPDVVESGGTKTKKATTIKSHHNVGGLPETLGLKLLEPLRDLFKDEVRELGVALGLPPEMVYRHPFPGPGLGVRILGEVKREYADLLRRADAIFIEELRNTTATAQDAAAGLCGEADVGKTWYDLTSQAFAVFLPVKSVGVMGDGRTYDYVTSLRAVQTTDFMTAHWAHLPYALLGRASNRIINEVRGINRVVYDISGKPPATIEWE
- the guaB gene encoding IMP dehydrogenase; amino-acid sequence: MRLIQKALTFDDVLLVPAFSDVLPRDTSLKTKLTRNISLNMPLVSAAMDTVTEGRLAIAMAQQGGVGIVHKNLTPAEQAREVAKVKRFESGVVRDPITVPPQMKVRDVIALSRQHGISGFPVVEGPQLVGIVTNRDLRFETRLDEPVKSIMTPRERLVTVKEGTPLAEAKALMHSHRLERVLVVNDAFELRGLMTVKDITKQTEHPDACKDEHGKLRAGAAVGVGPDNEERVELLVQAGVDVIVVDTAHGHSKGVLERVRWVKQNFPHVEVIGGNIATAAAAKALVEYGADAVKVGIGPGSICTTRIVAGVGVPQISAIANVAEALKGTGVPCIADGGVRFSGDVSKALAAGANAVMMGSMLAGTEEAPGDVFLYQGRQYKSYRGMGSVGAMKDGAADRYFQDNSANIDKLVPEGIEGRVAYKGSVNAILFQLVGGVRASMGYCGCRTIDELHDKAEFVQITAAGMRESHVHDVQITKEAPNYHVD